From the Fusarium oxysporum Fo47 chromosome X, complete sequence genome, the window TTTGCTGCAAGGGCGCGTGTCGCGCTACCCTGGAGGCTCTGTTTTTATCATATCTTGAGCCATTTCTCTGCATATTCAGTGTGAACTCTCTACAGGAATAAAGGAAGTTTGGTGTCATAAAATTTGGtttcctttctctttgcATTCGGTTTTCTTATGTAGAGATATAATTAGTCACGGTCAACGACGGTGTTGAGAAGGGCGACTTCACCGCCGTGGGGCTGTGCCTAACATATCCATTACACGACGTCCAGGTAACGTCGCCTAATACGCAAATACTCATAGTCACGCCTGATAGACCACTTTGATCCTATGAAGGattatctttatatttagAAATCCATTACTGCAAGGCATAATCAAAGACACCATTCCATTATCGGTACGTGGCTGTCTTAGCTTCAGATCATACCCGAATCAGCCTAGTCGGTATTTTTCATTTCAGCTGAACTCTCTGAAAACCCCTTTCGCAATTTCGAAATGTTTCGTGACACAGAGACAATCATCGCGACTTCAGTATGGCAGACAATGGCAAGTCGCCAACCGACATCATCACATATATCGGTGTGCCGTTGGCAGTCTTGGGAGGTATATCGCTATTCCCCACGTCTACCACATGCCAAGCGACTAACTACCCCGGCAGTTCTCCCAATTTTGTACAACACGCTCTCTACGCTCATCTCGCTTTCCAAGATAAAGCGTATGTTGCGGCATAGCCGTCTGACAGCACTTACACGAAGTGATATCGTCAATAGAGTCATCGAGATAGAGCTTCCGCGCTATGCTGTCATGCCGCTGGACAGATTCCAGGATCGCTCGGAATACTGGACTCTGTCGCGTCATCCCAGCTCTATACCTGGTGGTAGCTGGACCACCTTCAATTGGAAGACTCACTCAATTGGTATGAAGACTCAACGAGTTGAGTATGCTGATCAAGTACGCCAACCTCAAGTCGAGGTAGCATTCGATGAGCTTGTTTGTTaccttctcgatcttggcgCTGTCCCGAATCCGCACGGATGGAAGTTACTGAGATCGTCTGGACTTTGGACACCTGTAGGATGTTGTTTGATGATGTCTCCCGAAGGTCGGCAAGACGCGCTGACAATCGCTCCGTCGAATGATTCCGATGGTAATCTCTCCTTGACTGTTGCCTGGTCTAGTTCTTGGATCACAAGAGATTATTCCAACTTGCCGCCATACTGGGTCCGGTTGCCGTCACCACCTCAAAAAGACAATGCCAACAAGCCTGGAAGCGTGTCGGAGGTTCCAGAGCACTCAGCTCGGAACTCAGAGGACGGACTAACAACAGGGAAGGATCGGGAGGCTGACTCACGCCCAGGAACTAACCAAGCTTTCACACAGTCGAGTGCAATCACTTGTCAGATTTCCATGTCAGGACTTATCACTGCCCTCACCGAGCAGGACCATTATGGCGCCCAGACGACCCTGAACCTAGAAAGCCTCTACATCGACCATCTGCGAATTCAGCCTGCCAAATCCGACGGTGTCTGGTTTTCCAGCGCAGCCACCGCCTTTGGAACATCCAGTCAAACTATTCTATGGAACTATAAAATTCCAGACGATATTCTGTCCTTTGCACGGAAGGAGACTGTGCCCTGCGGAGTGTTGGTTGTTCTAGGCATCGTTGACGAATCTGAGACACCAACATGGGCAACCAGGCATGACGATCATGGAACAGACATTCACAAGTTTGCGCGAAAGTCTCAAGAACAACGGGCTGCGATAGCTGCAGAAGCACTATTGCCTCCTGCTCAGCGTCAAGCCGCAGCCCAGGCTCGGATGCAAAAGGAGAATCAGGAGCGGATGGATGAGAGTAAGTCAGCCCGATCGTATACAGCTCCGGGTCTATTGCTGACATGACACGCCATAGTGCGAGAGAGACTCAGAACAAGCCAGCTGAGACGCGACCAGCGCATGATGGAAGCCCTACGCAGCCCCAAGTGGGACACAAAGCTTGTTGCTGAGCATTGCCTACAATGGCTCCAAGGGAAAGGTCATTGGGATGACTCGCTTACTGTGAAGGATGTCGCCGGCTTCATGTTACATCGCATGGTTCTAGACGGGGAGTTCGCGGCCAATATTTGCCGGATGCTGGACAAGTGGAAGGCTTGGGCTGATGTCGGTGGTATGAAACAGTCTGACTACCAGGCAGttcaagatgatcaagttgACTTTGCACATGCGTCGTTATTGGTGGCTATGATTCGAGATACATCTACGGCTTTGGAGGGAACAGTGTCTATGGACCTACAGGAGTGCTTGAGGATGTGGAGAAAGGTTCGGCTTGGGTGATACGCATTGCAGATAGAAGGGTGTACCTAGTGTAGATGCTTGTTGACTTATTTCCTGTCACCAAGCCATTATAGGATCCAGCTTGTCAATCAACTCAGGAAACTCCACAATAACTGTTGCAAGAAGAATCACAGAAGGAGAGTCGCTGATTTGGGCCCGGAAATGATTATTGCAAACTAAGGAACGAACAAGCTAGCTAAAATCAAGATAACAAAGGAATCGAGCAGAAATGATCAACACTTCCAAGCTTCTGATCCCTGAGGATCATCGGCCGCATTGACAAGGCTAGTGTTGCGCTTAGGCAATAGTACCGTTGAGATCGATGGTGCCAGGAGGGAAGACAAAGCCAATGTTAGGATAGAAGAAGTTGCCGATGTAGACCTGGTTGCGGTAGATGCTAACATAGAAGTCAAGCTGTAACATGTCAGTATCGCGGCTGTGAGGTTGCGCCTTTGAGTACTTACACCCTTGACCCAAAGCTTGAAGGTGGCATTTCCGGGAGTGAGCTGGCTGAACTCATTGTAGTAGAGGGTACCGCTAAGATGACGGTTAGTTAACTTCGCTACAAGTGTAGTTCACACTTACGCGTTCAGAGAACCACTCCAGGGGACATAGAAACCAGCACCAGAAGCAGAGAACTTCAACTCAAGAGTGCCAACTTCGAGAGCGATGGAGAGGTtagtcttggtgatgttgatggttcCGCTAGCAGAAGCCTGGTTCTTCCAGACCTGGTGATCGGGGCAGGAGTCGAATTGGATGAGGGACTCGAGGTGAGCTCGGCCGCCAGGCTTGGCAACAACAGCAGAGGCAAGCTCCTGGATCTCTTGCTCAGTGGTGCTGCGAGCGTGACTGCCGGTGGTGACATAGGTTGCCAGAGCACTGAGGAGACTGTTGTCAATGTTGGAGGAGCTGACGGACTGGATGGGCAGGCCCTggggctgctgctgctgctgctgagggaAGGCGAGAGTAGAAGCCATtgtgatgagcttggagtTTGTTGGAAAtgtgttggttgttgttgttggttcttgaggagatctggtgagtttgatgaggatggtttTGTGTTCCAGGTCGGGGAATCTTGCAACTTTTATAGACTTTGTCACATGTGTCGAAGCTAGTAGTCGGGTCCTAAAGACACACTGGAAGTATCACAAAAGGATTGAGTGCACTGCCATCATAGAATCGCTCATCGCCGAGCGCTTAGATGACGGTAAAGCAATCCTCAGATGGTTTAGTCTGCATGCTCTGTCACTGCTGAAGACTTTCTGTCTTACTTTCAGCTGGCCGCTTCATGGGCCATAGGGGTATAATCTAACCGTGAAGGTCCAAAGATCGTGTCATTGCAAGGTCGGGAGCAAATATTGCGGTGTTTCTAATCACACCGACGACACAAAAGCTTCCTGATGAAGCTGGAGGCTGAGGTGATATTGCCTTTAGCGCTTGTGAACAGGACTGCATGGCGCTATGTCATGCTGCATACTTCTGGTGGCAAGCTGAATACACTATGGGCTCAAAGAACCTCACGATGATTCGAGTATAGTTGACGATGATCATGTCGGTGACATAAAGTCTGGACTCGCAATACATACTAATTGGGAGGTTAAGCGGTGCGGGCCGAGACCGCCACAACTGTTGAATTACGAATTGGAAATTGAAAGAGCAAATAGTTGATGTGGTTGGCAGTCGAGCAGGGGTTCTCAGCTCGGCGTTGAAGCTTACCTATACCGTTTTTGGGCGGAGATGTCTCAAACCATAAGGCCATTTTCCAATTTGGATTGCGCCATCCCCCAGTATCGAATGGACTAAGCCTTTCTGAATTAAATAATATGCTCATCGAATTCGGCACTTCAATTGTAGTAGCAAATCACGCAAGCAGCCCGGGCTAGCTGTTATTTTTGAGGCCCTCCTAGCGCGCGTTCCGGAAGGCTGAGCAGGACCCCCCAGGACAATAGTCTTACTATTGAACTATTCTCTGCGGTATCGTCGGACCTGGCGGCTAATAGGACTTTGGTAACGCTCCATGTTTTGAGGGGAACCTGGATGATTATATCCGCCAAAGACCCTCCTGGTTACTATACTGAGGCTGATATCCCGACCAATACGATTTTGAATACCTCAGCTCTGGAATAGAGAGAAAGTCGGTCAACAATTTCAGCTATGCCACAGATTAATTTGGGTCCAGTGATCATGGTACATAGACTTTCTGTCTGGAGAGTAGAACAAGACGAGGAGCGAGGTGATGAATCTAAGCCCAGACGAGCTTGAACAGAAGAGCTCACGTTGTTCTTGTTTCTACCACCCATCGCCTCCAGAGCTCAGCTTTGCTTGCGTGTTCCATGTTGAGATTAGTCTTGCCCCTCCCAGGTTTACTAAGCTCATGCCTATGGTTGTCTTTACGAATATTGCTCGACTTATTCCTGCTGCTGACTGTCCGAGGTAAGGTTCGtgatgcaagcatcagctaTCAGGCctatcaactcaaaatgACACTCTCATAAACACACTTCAGGCAGCATACCAACGACCCGTACAATAGAAGCTGACTGTCCATCTCTCACGTGCTTGCGCGTTTTTCTGTTCTCAACTATTGCTTGGAGGATAGTATAAGTACCGCAGAAGCTTTCTATGTTGCAACAATGACCAAGGTGCCGTCTGAATATCGTGGCGGAATTCACAATCGCTATCCTTTGAGGGGTTTACAATTCTTGCAACTCGAGGTATTTGCTCAAGTCAGCATCGTTATTCTCGTATGGTGTTTTCCGCTCGTCGAGTGGGGGAACTCTTATTCTAGAGATGGCCTAAGATACATGATATTCAATATCTTTATGTTATTTTATGTATGAGGTCGAAACGTTACCAGAAGCCCATGCATCGGGCATGAAGGGGAAGAACACATATGAATATTATGCACAAAAGTGTACTGAGCTGGAATTACAAGCTCGTCCTTGTATAATGGTTGTCAAGTTGCCACCTCCTATGAGATATTCCTAGAAGCATCTCCGAGAATTAACCCAGGGACATAAAATGTAAAAAGGCTATTCGTCACGGAAGCTAGACAATTTCAAGTTTTTGGCTAGGTCTCCTTCTTTAAATAGACGTGTCAATCCATGATTTCTCATAAATTGAGAAGTACTTCGCATTGAATTGGTTTGGCTCTTTTGTGTCGTCAGCGCTGAACAACTCCAGCTGTCTGGGCGCCTCACCAGTAACGAGCTACCCTGGATATACGGGAGGTCTTTTCGCTGTGATTTACTCGTCGTAGTGCAAGCATTCTGCGCAATTTAGCAATGTTGCAGCTGAAAAGCGACGCTATGCTTGTTTTGTCGAGATAATCTGACATGTCGTTGATCTGGTAAGCGGATGATGTTTTGTTGCCCAGAAGGGTGATGAGCCTCACTGTGGATGAACTGGACCAGTTCAATAATGCAGAAGCTGGTCAATCCTTAGTAGAGAAGACGCGCCTTAATGCGCCATTGTTAGGGCGCAAAATCCACGCATGAGTGCAACTGCCCAGCATTAACGCTCAGAACTTCTAGAAATTAAGGACGAGTGCCGAAGGTCTTGGCAACGTCAAACCCGCTTGACCCGACAAATAATCTTTACACTAATAACGACCTTAGCAGCTTAGACAATCCCACACAGTCATAACAAAGTCAAAGCGTTTCCTCTTCACCAGTAAAAACACCAACGGACAAACGTTAAAGCCCTCCCCGCACCGGCATCTCCTTTCCCCCGCGAACTGTTCCACCTTAGCGCAACCAGGATAACATCATCGAGCCCATTAGCGCGTCCTCACTTGAATCATTCGCTCAAGCTGACTGGTTCAATGTGAGACAAGTCCTTTCGTCTTATCTCCCCTCCCCATCCCTTcccttctcttttccttccaaacttattcttcttcttcttcttttagGCTCCAAGTGAGCCTACAGTGTTTGACCATGCACGATGGAAGCGGATTATAGACCGAATGTCTATGCTTCTATCTTTATTACCCTGCCGCTTGCTGCGCTGGTGCTAGTGCTGAGATTGCTGGCGAGACGGACCACGCGGGCGGGTTATGGGATTGATGATTGGTTGGCGGTTGTTGCGTTTGTGCGTTATGCTTAACGTTTTGCCACTGAATGAATGATCGCTGACAATTGATGCGCAGATTGGAGCTCTCGCGTACTCGATTGACAACCTAGTCTGTAAGAACATGCCCACTCGAACTGCATCAATTGCGATAACTAAATTCGTCCTCAGTCCTTTTCGGCTTCGGACTCGGTCGCCCGCTAAAAGATGGCCCGTCGCATCTTACCGAAGAAGAACGACTCGAACGATCATACCTCCTCATTTGGCTGAGCAGCCTAACGTATACCATAGGCATCGGCTTCGCCAAATTCGCCATCTTAACATTTTATTGGCGACTCTTCAAATACTCTAGTTCGCGCATCGCAATCCAAGCTGTCCTCGTTCTTTGTGTCACATGGTTCATCGTCCGAATACTCCTGTTGACACTGTCATGTATGCCGACGTCAGCCTACTGGGATCTCGCCCGACGAGCTACCCACTGCCATGTCACGAGCAATATTTATTTCTTCTCCACTGGTCTTACGCATACTGTTCTGGATGTTGTTATTCTTGTTCTCCCTCTGATTGAAGTCATCAAAATGCATCTTCCGCTCGGTCAAAAGCTTGCTGTTATGGCCCtctttggctttggtgctCTGTGTGTTCCCCGTGGTGATACCTCATTTCCTGGACTAACATGTCAACAGTGTTTGTGTTTTGTCGATTCTTGTCATCCATAATTCATTCGAGTACAATGGCAGTTCAAAAGAAATCGCCCTCAAGATCGGTTATCACGGGTCTTTGGCTGCAGCAGAATGTAATCTCGCGAATGTTTCGGGTATATCACACCAACCCAATATTGCGAATCTCAATTGACGCCCTCTAGTTTCGCTACCAATGCTGCGACCCGTATTCCGAAAAATTGTCCCATCCTCATTTCTTGCTTCTCACAGAAGCAAGCGCGCAGTCGTCGACTCAGCATTATCACCAGAATACGGCATCAAGGGCAGTCGCGGCACTAAAGCATCAGTACAGAACGGCTCAAGTTCTGTGTGCGAATTTGTAATGAATGATGATATCCCAGCGGGATACGACATTGAGGCTTCACATGCTGGGTGGAGTTATGGGACAGAGATCACAATTTCCAGTCCGTGGAGACATCAAACGCCTCCACCGACAGTAAACGAGGGATTGGATGGGATACAAATATCAGAAGAAACGACAGTTCACGTTGAACGCATAGGGCCTTGTCCGTAATCGGCTCAGTAAACGAATAATATTAACATTGCTTCATTGATGTCATAACTCTTTGCAACGTGAGGCATCTCTTACTAGAATCTCAGACTATAGCTTTGAAGGAACATTCGATGTATCGCATCCGCAACTGTCGGAAGCCTCTaccttcttgttctcaacAAGAGTGCTCTGGTTCACGCTCTGCTCGCTAGGTGGCACGTCCAGCGCAGGGTTCttggtgaagaagttgacgGGCTTGAGATGCACCTTGAGAATCTCAACCGGCATGACAGGGAAGTCTTCGATGCGTGGGATGTGGTTGATACCGAATTGCACCCAAAGCACAATATCAGACTCCGGTGTCAGTGATTCGTTCCTTTCTGCCCAAGTTCTCACGCCTGTGCCTCCACGAGACTGGTTGGTGTACCATCCTCCTGCGTACAGTTCGCGGTCGCGATGTGTGGTGACATAGATATTATGGTCTGCGAACTCAGCGCGCTTATGCAAGAAGCTGTTTTCATCGCCCATGAGCTTCTGGAACGGCGGTGCCATGATCTTGTAACCAACTGGCTTGCCATTGATAGGGTTGAGAGAGTTGGGGTTGGTGATCTTGTAGACCCGACTAAGGTCATAATCGATATCCAAACCAGCCGTCTTGTCAATGGTCTTCTCGACAACTTCGTAGCCAATACCGTGAGGGTTCAGGTGGGGATCTCGAGGTATTCTGTGGGCTTCACTGTATACTAGCTGATTCGTATGGCCGTCAATCATGGGGTCGACACGTAGGGAGAAGATATGTTGATGAACGCCCGCCAGGACACCAGGGTGTACGACGGTGCCAAATGGCACTCCTGTCTTGTCCAGCTCATGGTCAATCGGCTGTGTAGACAGGATACCTGTGGCGCGCACTTCATATGTGACCTCTCCTGCTTGGTTGAACAGGAACATGAGGATATACTCATAGTTCGAAACCGTGATGATGGACTGTAAGACAAGCTCACGTGCCCGTACAACGGCAGCTCTTCCGGTTCTGTAGTTGGTGTGCTTCCATCCAATACCAGCATCTTGCTCATGAATACAGATCACGTTCTCCATTGGCAACGGTCTTCCTTGATCGTCGCAGATCACACCACTGAGGTACTGAATGCTGCC encodes:
- a CDS encoding copper amine oxidase, with product MSSAPHPLCPLTGDEIQASARLIESVWPQSVSLSFKVITLSEPPKEKLAPYLEAFDNGTSPSPLERLAFVAYYIRGTDIFHEAIVNLTTGRIESNVKLGPNVHGNVDYDEAQRVEKLALEDPQVLAELEKLKLPEGTVVCADPWIYGSDGVEDDVRMYQVFLYMRDPANSGEADSNHYAFPLPVSPVIECVNYKVIRIDVLPTGADNTIKPLAPYQPKPANEYIPEAQELRKDLKPLHVSQPEGPSFNVTPVGETGNIISWQKWTFFVGFNQREGMVLYNVKYDNRPLFYRLSLSDMSVPYGDPRHPFHKKSAFDLGDAGAGATANNLKLGCDCLGSIQYLSGVICDDQGRPLPMENVICIHEQDAGIGWKHTNYRTGRAAVVRARELVLQSIITVSNYEYILMFLFNQAGEVTYEVRATGILSTQPIDHELDKTGVPFGTVVHPGVLAGVHQHIFSLRVDPMIDGHTNQLVYSEAHRIPRDPHLNPHGIGYEVVEKTIDKTAGLDIDYDLSRVYKITNPNSLNPINGKPVGYKIMAPPFQKLMGDENSFLHKRAEFADHNIYVTTHRDRELYAGGWYTNQSRGGTGVRTWAERNESLTPESDIVLWVQFGINHIPRIEDFPVMPVEILKVHLKPVNFFTKNPALDVPPSEQSVNQSTLVENKKVEASDSCGCDTSNVPSKL